The Methanofastidiosum sp. genome contains a region encoding:
- a CDS encoding DMT family transporter: MDKKRIGVLAIVGASVMWAIEPIFAKLAYANSSVVQTSAFRAIFVTVVALIYALSTNGKNIKISKKEFSVIFYIAVVGTLVADLLFYFALTKIPVLNAVLIGHLQPIFIILIGYFILKDEKHSKYDYAGIFIMIFGALLVTTQTLQNLLILRIGTMGDLFVVGATVSWATTGIVARKYLKNMNCGIITFYRFLIAAIFFSIYLLSKSEFHFGSVNQIIIGIIVGVGYILYYEGLKRVKAAQAGALELSTPFFAAILGFLVLGELVTPMQIAGILILCIGVYLLSKKE, encoded by the coding sequence AATAGGAGTCTTGGCAATTGTTGGTGCAAGTGTGATGTGGGCTATTGAGCCCATATTTGCAAAACTTGCCTATGCCAATTCTAGCGTTGTTCAGACTTCAGCTTTCAGGGCGATATTTGTAACTGTTGTGGCCTTAATCTATGCACTTTCAACAAATGGGAAAAATATTAAGATTTCTAAAAAAGAATTTTCTGTGATATTCTATATCGCTGTTGTTGGGACTCTTGTTGCAGATCTATTATTTTACTTTGCGCTCACAAAGATCCCTGTTTTAAATGCAGTTTTGATAGGGCATCTCCAGCCTATCTTTATTATACTAATAGGCTATTTTATCTTAAAGGATGAAAAGCACTCAAAATATGATTATGCTGGAATCTTCATAATGATATTTGGGGCTCTACTTGTCACAACTCAAACTTTACAGAATCTACTTATACTGAGAATAGGCACTATGGGAGACCTATTCGTAGTGGGTGCAACTGTATCCTGGGCCACCACTGGCATAGTTGCAAGAAAGTATCTAAAGAATATGAACTGCGGGATAATTACATTTTACAGGTTCCTAATTGCAGCCATATTTTTTTCAATCTATCTGCTCTCCAAATCAGAATTCCATTTTGGAAGTGTAAATCAGATTATAATTGGAATCATAGTTGGAGTCGGTTACATCCTATACTATGAAGGTCTTAAAAGAGTCAAAGCTGCACAGGCTGGTGCCCTAGAATTATCAACACCATTTTTTGCTGCAATCCTTGGATTTCTCGTTCTTGGAGAGTTAGTAACACCCATGCAGATAGCAGGAATTCTTATTCTTTGTATAGGGGTTTATCTACTTTCAAAAAAGGAATAG
- a CDS encoding type I restriction-modification enzyme R subunit C-terminal domain-containing protein, whose translation MNNEARAREEIDKMLSECGWIVQDYKMMDLGASRGVAVREFPLLTGIADYLLFIDRKACGVLEAKRVGIPLGGVADQSIRYVGGLPDDIPSYGNPLPFVYASTGKETSFVDLRDPKSRSRRIFSFHRPESLKDFLSDEKTLRRKLQEMPPLITEGLRDCQIEAVTNLEKSFKDTRPRALIQMATGSGKTFTAISFVYRLIKHSNAKRVLFLVDRTNLGKQAMTEFSKYKTPDDGRKFTELYNVQHLSSNVIDPASRVCISTIQRVYSMLRGEIEMESEAEEQSLFDQDIDGAPVDVCYNPFIPIETFDFIITDECHRSIYNLWRQVLEYFDAFIIGLTATPSKQTLGFFNQNLVMEYNHERAVADGVNVGYDVYRINTAITEKGSTVEAGFYIDKRDRVTRQVRWESLDEELKYEGRDLDRSVVAPDQIRTVVKTFKERLFTDIFPGRKKVPKTLIFAKDDSHAEDIVNIIREEFGQGDEFCKKITYRTMGEKPEDLIASFRNSYNPRIAVTVDMISTGTDIKPLECLIFMRDVKSRVYFEQMKGRGTRIINPTDLQLVTSDARNKTHFVIIDAVGVCETDKTDSMPLERARNVPLEKLLMGMALRKKNKDMISSLAGRLSKIDLEMNEKEKQEIQKIAGKNMNEIVNELLDAVDPDKTIETACKMFDTTEPTKEQLNKASEELLDKASKPFDNPKLRSKIIEIKKKNEQIIDNISKDEVLFAGFDDLAAEKARIIVNNFKNFIEENKDELTALQIIYSNPYPTRFLTYDAIKELAEAIEKPPYYLTTDKLWAAYEKLEKSKVRGAGPHKLLTDIVSLLKFELGEIQVLEPFSYTVDKRFEEWISSKKKQGVTFTSEQLEWLKMIKDHIATSMSINKDDLEQTPFHNKGGLVKANKIFNGKIDKVMEELQEALVSK comes from the coding sequence ATGAATAATGAAGCTAGAGCCAGAGAAGAAATTGACAAGATGCTTTCTGAGTGCGGGTGGATTGTTCAAGATTATAAGATGATGGATCTCGGCGCTTCAAGGGGTGTTGCCGTAAGAGAGTTCCCACTTCTTACAGGAATTGCCGATTACCTTCTTTTTATTGATAGAAAAGCTTGTGGTGTCCTTGAAGCTAAAAGAGTCGGAATACCTTTGGGAGGAGTTGCAGACCAATCAATAAGATATGTTGGAGGTTTGCCTGATGACATTCCGTCTTATGGTAATCCACTTCCCTTTGTATATGCTAGCACTGGAAAAGAAACTTCATTTGTTGATCTAAGAGACCCAAAATCTCGCTCAAGAAGAATCTTCTCGTTTCACAGACCTGAAAGTTTGAAGGATTTTCTATCTGATGAAAAAACTTTAAGAAGAAAGTTGCAAGAGATGCCCCCTCTAATAACAGAGGGGCTAAGAGATTGCCAAATTGAGGCGGTGACAAACCTTGAAAAATCATTTAAAGATACAAGACCTAGAGCTTTAATCCAAATGGCAACAGGTTCTGGAAAAACTTTTACCGCAATTAGCTTTGTTTATAGATTGATAAAACATTCAAATGCAAAAAGAGTTCTTTTCTTAGTAGATAGGACAAATCTTGGAAAACAGGCCATGACAGAATTCAGCAAGTATAAAACTCCAGATGATGGGAGAAAGTTTACTGAGCTATATAATGTTCAGCATCTCTCTTCAAATGTAATTGATCCGGCAAGTAGAGTTTGTATTTCAACAATCCAAAGAGTGTATTCGATGCTTAGGGGAGAAATCGAAATGGAAAGTGAAGCTGAAGAGCAGTCTCTTTTTGATCAAGATATTGATGGGGCGCCAGTTGATGTTTGTTACAATCCTTTCATCCCGATTGAAACGTTTGATTTTATTATAACAGATGAGTGCCACAGGTCAATTTACAATTTATGGAGACAAGTTTTAGAATATTTTGATGCTTTTATTATTGGGCTTACAGCTACGCCTTCAAAGCAGACTCTCGGATTTTTCAATCAAAATCTTGTGATGGAGTATAATCATGAGAGGGCAGTTGCAGATGGGGTTAATGTTGGGTATGATGTCTACAGAATTAATACGGCCATTACTGAAAAGGGTAGCACCGTTGAGGCAGGGTTTTACATTGATAAAAGGGACAGAGTAACAAGGCAAGTTAGATGGGAGTCCCTTGACGAAGAATTAAAGTATGAGGGACGAGATCTTGACAGATCAGTTGTTGCGCCTGATCAGATCAGGACTGTGGTAAAAACATTCAAGGAAAGATTGTTTACCGACATATTTCCGGGAAGAAAAAAAGTGCCTAAGACTCTAATTTTTGCTAAAGATGATTCGCATGCAGAAGACATTGTCAATATAATCAGGGAAGAGTTTGGCCAGGGAGATGAATTCTGTAAAAAGATTACTTACAGAACAATGGGTGAGAAACCTGAAGACCTGATCGCAAGTTTCAGAAACTCTTACAATCCAAGAATAGCTGTTACTGTTGATATGATATCGACTGGAACGGATATCAAGCCATTGGAGTGCCTTATATTCATGCGAGATGTCAAATCTAGAGTTTACTTCGAGCAAATGAAGGGAAGGGGGACAAGAATAATTAATCCCACTGATTTACAACTGGTAACTTCTGATGCAAGAAATAAAACTCATTTTGTAATTATTGATGCTGTTGGAGTATGCGAAACAGACAAAACTGATTCAATGCCACTTGAGAGGGCAAGAAATGTACCTTTAGAAAAGTTGCTTATGGGTATGGCTTTAAGAAAAAAGAATAAAGATATGATATCCTCTCTTGCAGGTAGACTTTCAAAGATTGACTTAGAGATGAATGAAAAGGAGAAACAGGAGATTCAAAAGATAGCTGGAAAGAACATGAATGAGATCGTAAATGAACTTCTTGACGCCGTTGATCCAGACAAAACTATTGAAACTGCATGTAAGATGTTTGATACGACTGAGCCAACAAAGGAGCAGTTAAACAAGGCCTCAGAAGAGCTTCTAGATAAAGCAAGTAAGCCATTTGACAATCCAAAGCTACGGTCAAAGATTATAGAGATAAAAAAGAAGAACGAGCAGATAATTGATAACATAAGTAAGGATGAAGTTTTATTTGCAGGATTTGATGATCTTGCAGCAGAAAAAGCAAGAATAATTGTTAATAACTTCAAGAACTTCATCGAAGAAAATAAGGATGAATTGACAGCACTTCAGATTATTTATAGTAATCCTTATCCAACAAGGTTTCTAACTTATGACGCTATTAAGGAGCTTGCTGAAGCGATAGAAAAGCCGCCTTACTACCTTACAACAGATAAGTTGTGGGCGGCTTATGAAAAGCTAGAAAAATCGAAAGTTAGGGGTGCTGGACCCCATAAGTTACTTACAGATATTGTATCTCTTTTAAAATTTGAGCTTGGAGAAATTCAAGTCCTTGAACCTTTTTCGTATACGGTGGATAAGAGGTTTGAAGAGTGGATATCAAGCAAGAAGAAGCAAGGTGTGACGTTTACTAGTGAGCAGTTAGAATGGCTAAAGATGATAAAAGACCACATTGCAACTTCAATGAGCATAAATAAAGATGATCTTGAGCAGACTCCATTCCACAATAAGGGTGGACTTGTTAAGGCTAATAAAATCTTTAATGGAAAAATAGATAAGGTCATGGAAGAGCTACAGGAAGCACTGGTGAGCAAGTGA